In the Azospirillum formosense genome, one interval contains:
- the pfkB gene encoding 1-phosphofructokinase, which translates to MSTLEEDIRPVVTVTLNPAIDQTITVEALRPGHVHRANAVRRNAGGKGVNVASCLADWGTPVVATGLLGSGNAAAFEALFTAKGIADRFVRLPGETRVNVKIADLAAADTTDLNLPGLTADADALDRVRRTLRELVLPGTPVLLAGSLPDGLPADSYATLTTDLHAQGARVVLDSSGPPLAAALAAPDLPFCIKPNRHELEAWAGTPLPATADLLEAARGLHRSGVAVVVVSLGADGALFVTDGPALHARLPAVNALSTVGAGDAMVAGLIAAFGADRTLEDAARLSVAFATAKLGCFGPNLPGADAVRALAGQVEISTLQ; encoded by the coding sequence ATGAGCACGCTCGAAGAGGACATCCGGCCCGTCGTTACCGTCACGCTGAACCCGGCCATCGACCAGACCATCACGGTGGAGGCGCTGCGCCCCGGCCATGTGCATCGGGCAAACGCCGTGCGGCGCAACGCCGGCGGCAAGGGCGTGAACGTGGCGAGCTGCCTCGCCGACTGGGGGACGCCGGTGGTCGCCACCGGTCTGCTGGGCAGCGGCAACGCCGCGGCCTTCGAAGCGCTGTTCACGGCCAAGGGCATCGCCGACCGCTTCGTCCGGCTGCCCGGCGAGACGCGGGTCAACGTGAAGATCGCCGACCTCGCCGCCGCCGACACCACCGACCTCAACCTGCCCGGCCTGACCGCCGACGCCGACGCGCTCGACCGCGTGCGCCGCACTTTGCGCGAGCTGGTCCTGCCGGGCACGCCGGTCCTGCTGGCGGGAAGCCTGCCGGACGGGTTGCCGGCGGACAGCTACGCGACGCTGACGACGGACCTGCACGCCCAGGGCGCCCGCGTGGTGCTGGACAGCAGCGGCCCGCCGCTGGCGGCGGCGCTGGCCGCCCCGGACCTGCCCTTCTGCATCAAACCGAACCGGCACGAGCTGGAGGCCTGGGCCGGCACGCCCCTGCCCGCCACCGCCGACCTGCTGGAGGCGGCGCGCGGCCTGCACCGCAGCGGCGTGGCGGTCGTGGTGGTCTCGCTGGGGGCGGACGGCGCGCTGTTCGTGACCGACGGCCCGGCGCTGCACGCCCGGCTGCCGGCGGTCAACGCGCTGAGCACGGTGGGGGCCGGCGACGCCATGGTGGCGGGGCTGATCGCCGCCTTCGGCGCGGATCGGACGCTGGAGGACGCCGCCCGCCTGTCCGTGGCCTTCGCCACGGCGAAGCTCGGCTGCTTCGGACCCAACCTGCCGGGGGCGGACGCGGTCCGCGCGCTGGCCGGACAGGTCGAGATATCAACGCTTCAATGA